AACAGGAGTTGACAACACACAGTAAACCTTATCTGCATTTAGAATAATGTCACAGATGACACATCACCAGCGGCACAGAAGAGCTTTTCACTTGCTGGGCCCAAACACTGCAAAATCTTCCCTGCTAGGGAGCGATTCATTACAGACCGATAAGTGATCCAGGTACTAGCGAGTTGTCACCAGCAACCAGAATCATCCCCTGTGACATCAATCTAAAAGTGAGCAGTCAGAGCGAGCAATGAAGAATACTCTTAGTTTTGTATGCAGGATATTTTTAGCAATCGCTCTGAATGCTCATCGTCCCACCACGATTTTGTGCCTGTTGGGTTCAGTGATCATCTCTTTACAACCAACAGATACAGAAAACGTTCCCATGTACACAGATACAGAGAACGTTCCCATGTACACAGATACAGAGAACGTTCCCATGTATACAGATACAGAGAACGTTCCCATGTACACAAACACAGATACAGAGAACGTTCCCATGTACACAAACACAGATACAGAGAACGTTCCCATGTACACAAACACAGATACAGAGAACGTTCCCATGTCCACAAACACAGATACAGAGAACGTTCCCATGTACACAAACACAGATACAGAGAACGTTCCCATGTACACAAACACAGAGAACGTTCCCATGTACACAAACACAGATGCAGAGAACGTTCCCATGTACACAAACACAGAGAACGTTCCATGTACACAAACACAGATACAGAGAACGTTCCCATGTACACAAACACAGATGCAGAGAACGTTCCCATGTACACAAACACAGATGCAGAGAACGTTCCCATGTACACAAACACAGATGCAGAGAACGTTCCCATGTACACAAACACAGAGAACGTTCCATGTACACAAACACAGATACAGAGAACGTTCCCATGTACACAAACACAGATGCAGAGAACGTTCCCATGTACACAAACACAGATGCAGAGAACGTTCCCATGTACACAAACACAGATGCAGAGAACGTTCCCATGTACACAAACACAGATGCAGAGAACGTTCCCATGTACACAAACACAGAGATCGTTCCCATGTACACAAACACAGAGATCGTTCCCATGTACACAAACGCAGATACAGAGAACGTTCCCATGTCCACAAACGCAGATACAGAGAACGTTCCCATGTACACAAACGCAGATACAGAGAACGTTCCCATGTACACAAACACAGATACAGAGAACGTTCCCATGTACACAAACACTAAGGCACTTATAGGGCATTTCATGTCTTACATCTGTTCTGTGCTCTTTGCTGTAGTCTGCCTAAATTATATTTTGGTTGTTTTCATATATTTCTGACTTTGCCTTTCAAAGTGTCCTGCAACTGTGCCTTCACGCTTTCTGGAAAGGTATATCAATTTGGAGTTTTAATTTTGTAAGTAGTGTATATATTAAAGTGAAATGAGTGGTGCCCAAATGAAGCTTGTATGATGTGACTACAGTGTTTCTGCTACTTCTAACTGTCATTGTAACATAGCACTGTCCCTGTACAGCCATTCTTTGGTCATATTGTGTCTCAATAAAGGACCAATAGTAAGACAGAAAGCAACTCAAATGGACATCATGTCACAGGCCAATCAAATACAACGGTTGATTGCtaggagatttttttattttttttgtattgtgaagCAAACTTGTTAGAATACGTTTTCCCAAAGCTCAATCAGCATACAGTATATTGAATACAAAACCTAAGCAGTAGTTACTttcagtaaaatcacatgtcagAGGTAGGTACAAGCGTATGGAAATGTTATATTTTCCTGTAGAAGGTGAGCTTATCCCTACCTCTCAAACCCAATTATGAGTCTTTTATTGTGATGTATGGGCCTTAAAATAAGGGCTTGAGTGATGggtttgaatttttttcttttagtctttaaagtggttgtaaacactttacaaccactttaaactacagGCAAGCCTGtaattaggcttacctgtagctgcactggatatctcctaaacctgcacggtttaggagatatccct
The sequence above is drawn from the Rana temporaria chromosome 4, aRanTem1.1, whole genome shotgun sequence genome and encodes:
- the LOC120936404 gene encoding LIM domain-containing protein A-like isoform X8, coding for MQDIFSNRSECSSSHHDFVPVGFSDHLFTTNRYRKRSHVHRYRERSHVHRYRERSHVYRYRERSHVHKHRYRERSHVHKHRYRERSHVHKHRYRERSHVHKHRYRERSHVHKHRYRERSHVHKHRYRERSHVHKHRCRERSHVHKHRCRERSHVHKHRCRERSHVHKHRERSMYTNTDTENVPMYTNTDAENVPMYTNTDAENVPMYTNTDAENVPMYTNTDAENVPMYTNADTENVPMSTNADTENVPMYTNADTENVPMYTNTDTENVPMYTNTKALIGHFMSYICSVLFAVVCLNYILVVFIYF
- the LOC120936404 gene encoding histidine-rich glycoprotein-like isoform X1; this encodes MQDIFSNRSECSSSHHDFVPVGFSDHLFTTNRYRKRSHVHRYRERSHVHRYRERSHVYRYRERSHVHKHRYRERSHVHKHRYRERSHVHKHRYRERSHVHKHRYRERSHVHKHRYRERSHVHKHRERSHVHKHRCRERSHVHRYRERSHVHKHRCRERSHVHKHRCRERSHVHKHRCRERSHVHKHRERSMYTNTDTENVPMYTNTDAENVPMYTNTDAENVPMYTNTDAENVPMYTNTDAENVPMYTNADTENVPMSTNADTENVPMYTNADTENVPMYTNTDTENVPMYTNTKALIGHFMSYICSVLFAVVCLNYILVVFIYF
- the LOC120936404 gene encoding uncharacterized protein LOC120936404 isoform X4, whose translation is MQDIFSNRSECSSSHHDFVPVGFSDHLFTTNRYRKRSHVHRYRERSHVHRYRERSHVYRYRERSHVHKHRYRERSHVHKHRYRERSHVHKHRYRERSHVHKHRYRERSHVHKHRYRERSHVHKHRERSHVHKHRCRERSHVHKHRERSMYTNTDTENVPMYTNTDAENVPMYTNTDAENVPMYTNTDTENVPMYTNTDAENVPMYTNTDAENVPMYTNTDAENVPMYTNTDAENVPMYTNADTENVPMSTNADTENVPMYTNADTENVPMYTNTDTENVPMYTNTKALIGHFMSYICSVLFAVVCLNYILVVFIYF
- the LOC120936404 gene encoding uncharacterized protein LOC120936404 isoform X10, producing MKNTLSFVCRIFLAIALNAHRPTTILCLLGSVIISLQPTDTENVPMYTDTENVPMYTDTENVPMYTDTENVPMYTNTDTENVPMYTNTDTENVPMYTNTDTENVPMSTNTDTENVPMYTNTDTENVPMYTNTENVPMYTNTDAENVPMYTNTENVPCTQTQIQRTFPCTQTQMQRTFPCTQTQMQRTFPCTQTQMQRTFPCTQTQRTFHVHKHRYRERSHVHKHRCRERSHVHKHRCRERSHVHKHRCRERSHVHKHRCRERSHVHKRRYRERSHVHKRRYRERSHVHKHRYRERSHVHKH
- the LOC120936404 gene encoding histidine-rich glycoprotein-like isoform X6, producing MQDIFSNRSECSSSHHDFVPVGFSDHLFTTNRYRKRSHVHRYRERSHVHRYRERSHVYRYRERSHVHKHRYRERSHVHKHRYRERSHVHKHRYRERSHVHKHRYRERSHVHKHRYRERSHVHKHRERSHVHKHRCRERSHVHRYRERSHVHKHRCRERSHVHKHRCRERSHVHKHRCRERSHVHKHRERSMYTNTDTENVPMYTNTDAENVPMYTNTDAENVPMYTNTDAENVPMYTNTDAENVPMSTNADTENVPMYTNADTENVPMYTNTDTENVPMYTNTKALIGHFMSYICSVLFAVVCLNYILVVFIYF
- the LOC120936404 gene encoding uncharacterized protein LOC120936404 isoform X2, producing MQDIFSNRSECSSSHHDFVPVGFSDHLFTTNRYRKRSHVHRYRERSHVHRYRERSHVYRYRERSHVHKHRYRERSHVHKHRYRERSHVHKHRYRERSHVHKHRYRERSHVHKHRYRERSHVHKHRERSHVHKHRCRERSHVHKHRERSMYTNTDTENVPMYTNTDAENVPMYTNTDAENVPMYTNTDAENVPMYTNTDAENVPMYTNTDAENVPMYTNTDAENVPMYTNTDAENVPMYTNADTENVPMSTNADTENVPMYTNADTENVPMYTNTDTENVPMYTNTKALIGHFMSYICSVLFAVVCLNYILVVFIYF
- the LOC120936404 gene encoding clumping factor A-like isoform X7, producing the protein MKNTLSFVCRIFLAIALNAHRPTTILCLLGSVIISLQPTDTENVPMYTDTENVPMYTDTENVPMYTDTENVPMYTNTDTENVPMYTNTDTENVPMYTNTDTENVPMSTNTDTENVPMYTNTDTENVPMYTNTENVPMYTNTDAENVPMYTDTENVPMYTNTDAENVPMYTNTDAENVPMYTNTDAENVPMYTNTDAENVPMYTNTDAENVPMYTNTDAENVPMYTNTDAENVPMYTNADTENVPMSTNADTENVPMYTNADTENVPMYTNTDTENVPMYTNTKALIGHFMSYICSVLFAVVCLNYILVVFIYF
- the LOC120936404 gene encoding uncharacterized protein LOC120936404 isoform X9, translating into MKNTLSFVCRIFLAIALNAHRPTTILCLLGSVIISLQPTDTENVPMYTDTENVPMYTDTENVPMYTDTENVPMYTNTDTENVPMYTNTDTENVPMYTNTDTENVPMSTNTDTENVPMYTNTDTENVPMYTNTENVPMYTNTDAENVPMYTNTDAENVPMYTNTDAENVPMYTNTDAENVPMYTNTDAENVPMYTNTDAENVPMYTNTDAENVPMYTNTDAENVPMYTNADTENVPMSTNADTENVPMYTNADTENVPMYTNTDTENVPMYTNTKALIGHFMSYICSVLFAVVCLNYILVVFIYF
- the LOC120936404 gene encoding histidine-rich glycoprotein-like isoform X3, encoding MQDIFSNRSECSSSHHDFVPVGFSDHLFTTNRYRKRSHVHRYRERSHVHRYRERSHVYRYRERSHVHKHRYRERSHVHKHRYRERSHVHKHRYRERSHVHKHRYRERSHVHKHRYRERSHVHKHRERSHVHKHRCRERSHVHKHRCRERSHVHKHRCRERSHVHKHRCRERSHVHKHRERSMYTNTDTENVPMYTNTDAENVPMYTNTDAENVPMYTNTDAENVPMYTNTDAENVPMYTNADTENVPMSTNADTENVPMYTNADTENVPMYTNTDTENVPMYTNTKALIGHFMSYICSVLFAVVCLNYILVVFIYF
- the LOC120936404 gene encoding uncharacterized protein LOC120936404 isoform X5, giving the protein MQDIFSNRSECSSSHHDFVPVGFSDHLFTTNRYRKRSHVHRYRERSHVHRYRERSHVYRYRERSHVHKHRYRERSHVHKHRYRERSHVHKHRYRERSHVHKHRYRERSHVHKHRYRERSHVHKHRERSHVHKHRCRERSHVHKHRERSMYTNTDTENVPMYTNTDAENVPMYTNTDAENVPMYTNTDTENVPMYTNTDAENVPMYTNTDAENVPMYTNTDAENVPMYTNTDAENVPMYTNADTENVPMSTNADTENVPMYTNADTENVPMYTNTDTENVPMYTNTKALIGHFMSYICSVLFAVVCLNYILVVFIYF
- the LOC120936404 gene encoding uncharacterized protein LOC120936404 isoform X11, translating into MKNTLSFVCRIFLAIALNAHRPTTILCLLGSVIISLQPTDTENVPMYTDTENVPMYTDTENVPMYTDTENVPMYTNTDTENVPMYTNTDTENVPMYTNTDTENVPMSTNTDTENVPMYTNTDTENVPMYTNTDTENVPMYTNTDAENVPMYTNTDAENVPMYTNTDAENVPMYTNTDAENVPMYTNTDAENVPMYTNTDAENVPMYTNTDAENVPMYTNADTENVPMSTNADTENVPMYTNADTENVPMYTNTDTENVPMYTNTKALIGHFMSYICSVLFAVVCLNYILVVFIYF